A genomic segment from Stappia indica encodes:
- the ccoG gene encoding cytochrome c oxidase accessory protein CcoG yields the protein MRAESDPSGAGGQPDEWFASAKKIYPMAVHGTFRKIKWAVLFATLGIYYFLPFLRWDRGPDAPDQAVLIDLAGRRAYFFFIEIWPQEVYYLTGLLILAAMGLFLMNAVAGRIWCGYLCPQTVWTDLFLWVERQIEGDRRERMLLDAEPWTVTKVMQKFSKHTLWLMIAWWTGGAWVLYFADAPTLVKSLATGEAPFSAYLWIGILTFTTYALAGHMREQVCIFLCPWPRIQAALTDEDALNVTYRYDRGEPRGSLKQNRKRVDEGLPAGDCIDCYQCVHACPTGVDIRNGTQLGCIQCGLCIDACDTVMDKVGKPHGLIAYDTDENIKRRMEGRETVVRMVRPRTIIYAAIIVLVGAIMAYALATRQHEGMSVLHDRNPIYVELSDGGVRNGYTIRMLNKRLSAREFALSVEGMPEGTRIEAVGISEHADGAPLVTVGVDTTRELRVLVFSPAGAQLDKSTPITFRLRDTASGDTATVGDFFKAP from the coding sequence ATGCGCGCAGAATCGGATCCCTCCGGCGCCGGTGGCCAGCCGGACGAATGGTTTGCCTCGGCCAAGAAGATCTACCCCATGGCGGTGCACGGCACCTTCCGGAAGATCAAGTGGGCCGTGCTCTTTGCCACGCTCGGCATCTACTATTTCCTGCCCTTCCTGCGCTGGGACCGCGGTCCCGACGCGCCGGACCAGGCCGTTCTCATCGACCTTGCCGGCCGGCGCGCCTATTTCTTCTTCATCGAGATCTGGCCGCAGGAGGTCTACTACCTCACGGGCCTCTTGATCCTTGCGGCGATGGGGCTGTTCCTGATGAACGCCGTCGCCGGCCGCATCTGGTGCGGCTACCTGTGCCCGCAGACCGTGTGGACCGACCTGTTCCTGTGGGTCGAGCGCCAGATCGAGGGCGACCGGCGCGAGCGCATGCTGCTCGATGCCGAGCCCTGGACCGTGACCAAGGTCATGCAGAAGTTCTCCAAGCACACCCTGTGGCTGATGATCGCCTGGTGGACGGGCGGCGCCTGGGTGCTCTACTTCGCCGACGCGCCGACCCTGGTGAAGTCGCTCGCGACCGGCGAGGCGCCGTTCTCCGCCTATCTGTGGATCGGCATTCTCACCTTCACCACCTACGCGCTTGCCGGCCACATGCGCGAGCAGGTCTGCATCTTCCTGTGCCCCTGGCCGCGCATCCAGGCCGCCCTCACGGACGAGGACGCGCTCAACGTCACCTATCGCTACGACCGCGGCGAGCCGCGCGGCTCGCTCAAGCAGAACCGCAAGCGCGTGGACGAGGGACTGCCTGCCGGCGACTGCATCGACTGCTACCAGTGCGTCCACGCCTGCCCGACCGGCGTCGACATCCGCAACGGGACGCAGCTCGGCTGTATCCAGTGCGGGCTGTGCATCGACGCCTGCGACACGGTCATGGACAAGGTCGGCAAGCCGCACGGCCTGATCGCCTACGACACCGACGAGAACATCAAGCGCCGGATGGAAGGGCGCGAGACCGTCGTGCGGATGGTCCGGCCGCGCACCATCATTTATGCCGCGATCATCGTACTGGTCGGCGCGATCATGGCCTATGCGCTGGCCACGCGTCAGCACGAGGGCATGAGCGTCCTGCATGACCGCAACCCGATCTATGTCGAGTTGTCCGATGGCGGCGTGCGCAACGGCTACACCATCCGCATGCTCAACAAGCGGCTGAGCGCACGCGAGTTCGCCCTGTCGGTGGAAGGCATGCCCGAAGGCACCCGCATCGAGGCGGTCGGTATCAGCGAACATGCGGACGGTGCCCCGCTCGTCACCGTCGGGGTCGACACCACGCGCGAACTCCGCGTGCTGGTCTTCTCGCCGGCGGGTGCGCAGCTCGACAAGTCGACGCCGATCACCTTCCGCCTGCGCGATACGGCGAGCGGCGACACGGCGACCGTGGGCGACTTCTTCAAGGCGCCCTAA
- a CDS encoding FixH family protein has product MTASHAATRRPTTERPTTERKVTGRTVLIWLGGFFFVMLVANIFFVYFALSSFPGVVTDRAYEAGQAYNRDIAASRAQSELNWNVSGNVTRGDDGIARIEVSALDAAGNPLTGLSVEATLQRPASPEPARQLVLSEGELGRYAAQAEDVAPGRWILQLDASSGNEGETFRSQNRVFFSE; this is encoded by the coding sequence ATGACCGCATCCCACGCCGCAACGAGGCGCCCGACGACCGAGCGCCCGACGACCGAGCGCAAGGTGACGGGCCGCACGGTGTTGATCTGGCTCGGCGGCTTCTTCTTCGTGATGCTCGTCGCCAACATCTTCTTCGTCTATTTCGCACTGTCCTCCTTCCCCGGCGTGGTGACCGACCGCGCCTACGAGGCAGGACAGGCCTATAATCGCGACATCGCGGCTTCCCGCGCTCAGAGCGAGCTGAACTGGAACGTCAGCGGCAATGTCACGCGCGGCGATGACGGCATCGCCCGGATCGAGGTTTCCGCGCTCGATGCTGCCGGCAACCCGCTGACCGGCCTGTCGGTCGAGGCGACGCTGCAGCGCCCGGCAAGCCCGGAGCCGGCCCGCCAGCTGGTGCTGAGCGAAGGCGAGCTCGGCCGCTATGCGGCGCAGGCAGAGGATGTCGCGCCGGGCCGCTGGATCCTTCAGCTCGATGCCAGTTCGGGCAACGAGGGCGAGACCTTCCGTTCGCAGAACCGGGTCTTCTTTTCCGAATAG
- a CDS encoding flavin reductase family protein encodes MTQPSPSLIRPAENGPAFLSAAFRNAFRGHPAGVAIVTADPGSGPVALTVSSLISVNAEPPIVAFSVSGRSGSGAALLSADTVVVHLLRFSNLDLVKTVAAPGADRFGPEMDWERLATGEPRYREVRTWFRARVLGRLTLDGATLLAAELLEGAPMEEGHASTQDTLVYMDRRWHRLQTDPVRLSTVAAGAENAWF; translated from the coding sequence GTGACCCAGCCGTCCCCCTCTCTCATCCGCCCCGCCGAAAACGGACCGGCTTTCCTTTCGGCGGCATTCCGCAATGCGTTCCGCGGACATCCTGCGGGTGTCGCCATCGTGACCGCCGATCCAGGTTCTGGCCCCGTTGCGCTGACCGTGAGTTCCCTGATCTCGGTCAATGCAGAGCCGCCGATCGTCGCCTTTTCGGTCTCGGGCCGGTCAGGCTCCGGCGCAGCGCTGCTGAGCGCGGACACGGTCGTGGTGCACTTGCTACGGTTCTCCAACCTCGATCTGGTCAAGACGGTCGCCGCTCCGGGAGCGGACCGCTTCGGCCCGGAGATGGATTGGGAGCGGCTGGCCACCGGAGAACCGCGCTACCGCGAGGTTCGAACCTGGTTCCGAGCACGTGTTCTGGGTCGGCTTACCCTGGACGGGGCGACCCTGCTGGCCGCCGAACTTCTGGAAGGCGCGCCCATGGAAGAAGGCCATGCCTCGACCCAGGACACCCTTGTCTACATGGACCGCCGCTGGCATCGCTTGCAGACCGATCCTGTGCGTCTTTCCACGGTCGCAGCAGGAGCAGAGAACGCCTGGTTCTGA
- a CDS encoding heavy metal translocating P-type ATPase, translating into MTVHERDWDAFVTLKDDGKAHMDLAVEGVTCAACMAEIEHGLALVPGVEKARLNLTSHRLAVDWRQEETDAERIIDVLSRLGYRAHPFDPADVRERSDAAGRELLRALAVSGFAMMNIMLLSVSVWSGNASGIEPETRDFFHWVSALIALPAAVYAGRPFLRSAFAALAARRLNMDVPIVIGVSLALFLSVMQTVQSAHHAYFESAVMLLFFLLIGRYLDHTMRRRTRAFAENIAALKAETAVLQRPDGSLREVPLSRVEPGALIHVRAGERVPLDGRIISGQSEIDQSLVTGETALASVGPGDPVYAGTTNASASLTVQVTVASGATLLDEVTRLLETAAQARSRYVQLADRVARLYSPVVHLAALLTFAGWYLLGADWQHALVIAISVLIITCPCALGLAVPAVQVVTSGLLFRAGVLLHSGDAIERLAEADTIVFDKTGTLTLPLPAVSGAGDIDSTVLQLAGRLALASRHPLAGALARASGAAVPLENVRETPGEGISAEFEGRELRLGSARFCGMEEAVVTDFARRHPGSSLIAFRNGDAPAVPFAVGQRLRPDAVETVARLRREGYRLSILSGDRTAPVEDVARELGIDDWAAELTPTAKIARLEQLAGEGRKVLMAGDGLNDAPALAAAHVSISPVTAVHVAQAAADAVFLGDRLAPVADALTHARRAHRAMVQNLRFSVLYNFVAVPFAVAGFVTPLWAALAMSSSSLVVTLNALRLRLSRQREIATASPAATAEALPSAAARLEREAA; encoded by the coding sequence ATGACCGTGCATGAACGCGACTGGGACGCATTCGTCACGCTGAAGGACGACGGCAAGGCGCATATGGACCTGGCCGTCGAAGGGGTGACCTGTGCCGCCTGCATGGCCGAGATCGAGCATGGCCTTGCGCTCGTGCCCGGCGTCGAGAAGGCCCGCCTCAACCTGACCAGCCATCGCCTTGCCGTCGACTGGCGGCAGGAGGAGACGGACGCCGAGCGGATCATCGACGTCCTGTCGCGGCTCGGCTACCGGGCCCATCCTTTCGACCCGGCGGACGTGCGCGAGCGCTCGGATGCGGCGGGGCGCGAATTGTTGCGCGCGCTGGCCGTCTCGGGCTTTGCCATGATGAACATCATGCTGCTGTCGGTCTCGGTCTGGTCGGGCAATGCCAGCGGCATCGAGCCGGAAACGCGCGACTTCTTCCACTGGGTCTCGGCGCTGATCGCGCTGCCGGCCGCCGTCTATGCCGGCCGGCCGTTCCTGCGCTCGGCCTTCGCAGCGCTTGCCGCGCGCCGGCTCAACATGGATGTGCCGATCGTCATCGGCGTCAGTCTCGCGCTGTTCCTGTCGGTCATGCAGACCGTCCAGTCGGCCCACCATGCCTATTTCGAATCCGCCGTGATGCTGCTGTTCTTCCTGCTGATCGGCCGCTATCTCGACCATACGATGCGCCGGCGGACCCGCGCCTTCGCCGAGAATATCGCCGCGCTCAAGGCTGAGACGGCGGTGCTGCAGCGCCCCGACGGCTCCTTGCGCGAGGTGCCGCTGTCGCGGGTCGAGCCGGGCGCGCTGATCCATGTGCGCGCCGGCGAGCGCGTGCCGCTGGACGGGCGCATCATTAGCGGCCAGTCCGAGATCGACCAGAGCCTTGTCACCGGCGAGACGGCGCTGGCCTCCGTCGGGCCGGGCGATCCGGTCTATGCCGGCACCACCAACGCCTCCGCCAGCCTCACCGTGCAGGTGACGGTCGCCTCCGGCGCGACGTTGCTCGACGAGGTGACGCGCCTTTTGGAAACCGCCGCGCAGGCGCGCTCGCGCTATGTCCAGCTCGCCGACCGGGTGGCGCGGCTTTATTCGCCAGTCGTGCATCTGGCCGCGCTTCTCACCTTCGCCGGCTGGTATCTCCTTGGTGCCGACTGGCAGCATGCGCTGGTGATCGCGATTTCGGTGCTGATCATCACCTGTCCCTGCGCGCTCGGCCTTGCCGTTCCGGCGGTGCAGGTCGTCACGTCCGGGCTCCTGTTCCGCGCCGGCGTGCTGCTGCATTCGGGCGATGCCATCGAGCGTCTGGCCGAGGCCGACACCATCGTCTTCGACAAGACCGGCACGCTGACGTTGCCGCTGCCGGCCGTCTCGGGCGCGGGCGACATCGACTCGACGGTGCTGCAACTGGCCGGCCGCCTGGCCCTGGCGAGCCGCCATCCGCTCGCCGGCGCCCTGGCGCGGGCCTCAGGTGCCGCCGTACCGCTGGAAAACGTCCGCGAGACGCCGGGCGAGGGCATCAGCGCCGAATTCGAGGGGCGGGAACTGCGCCTCGGCAGCGCCCGTTTTTGCGGCATGGAGGAGGCCGTTGTGACGGACTTCGCTCGCCGGCATCCGGGCAGCTCGCTGATCGCCTTCCGCAACGGGGATGCTCCGGCGGTGCCCTTCGCCGTCGGCCAGCGGCTGCGGCCGGACGCGGTCGAGACCGTGGCGCGGCTGCGCCGCGAGGGCTACCGGCTGTCGATCCTGTCCGGCGACCGAACGGCTCCGGTGGAGGATGTGGCGCGCGAGCTCGGCATCGACGACTGGGCCGCGGAGCTGACCCCGACCGCCAAGATCGCCCGGCTGGAACAACTGGCCGGGGAGGGGCGCAAGGTGCTGATGGCGGGCGACGGGCTCAACGACGCCCCGGCGCTTGCCGCCGCCCATGTCTCGATCTCGCCGGTGACGGCGGTGCATGTGGCGCAGGCCGCCGCTGATGCCGTGTTCCTGGGCGACAGGCTGGCGCCCGTTGCCGATGCGCTCACGCATGCCCGCCGCGCGCACCGGGCGATGGTGCAGAACCTGCGCTTCTCCGTGCTCTACAATTTCGTCGCCGTGCCCTTTGCGGTGGCCGGCTTCGTCACGCCGCTCTGGGCCGCGCTCGCCATGTCTTCGTCCTCGCTGGTGGTGACGCTGAATGCGCTGCGCCTGCGGCTGTCGCGCCAGCGCGAGATCGCGACCGCATCTCCGGCAGCGACTGCCGAGGCGCTGCCTTCCGCAGCCGCCAGGCTCGAAAGGGAGGCCGCCTGA
- a CDS encoding LuxR C-terminal-related transcriptional regulator — MSFSEDASGPNLRSTADLLISVAEAATPQNLSEACGAALARITGSGVVGIYLVVAGRPQLLGSTNVPVGLLGEYRSGLGVSDPYLERLSEAPDVLDGPGFYGTHGWRRSRSYELLRGWGLCSNMCGPLLHEGEVAGVLYTATDRDDRPYTARMKQDMALLCRAASVALPRLLPTVGQTEPGLRLPQRQAEVAILVRQGLSNKAVARELGLSEHTVKEYVAILCRRFSVRNRTQLGALIAQAGSFAPRRPDA, encoded by the coding sequence ATGAGTTTTTCGGAGGATGCATCAGGCCCGAATCTGCGGTCGACCGCGGACCTTCTGATTTCCGTGGCCGAGGCGGCCACCCCCCAGAACCTCAGCGAAGCCTGTGGCGCGGCCCTGGCCCGTATCACCGGATCCGGGGTCGTCGGGATCTATCTGGTGGTCGCCGGGCGTCCCCAGCTTCTGGGCAGCACGAACGTGCCCGTCGGTCTGTTGGGAGAGTATCGCAGCGGCCTTGGCGTTAGCGATCCCTACCTTGAGCGCCTCAGCGAAGCTCCCGATGTTCTTGACGGCCCCGGTTTCTACGGCACGCACGGCTGGCGCCGGAGCCGCTCCTATGAACTGCTGAGGGGGTGGGGCCTTTGTTCCAACATGTGTGGCCCGCTGTTGCATGAGGGGGAGGTCGCTGGCGTCCTCTACACCGCGACGGATCGTGACGACAGACCCTATACCGCACGCATGAAGCAGGACATGGCGCTTCTGTGCCGGGCTGCCTCCGTCGCCCTTCCACGGCTTCTCCCCACGGTCGGCCAGACTGAGCCCGGCTTGCGATTACCGCAGAGGCAAGCAGAGGTAGCCATACTCGTCCGGCAGGGCTTATCCAACAAGGCCGTCGCGCGCGAACTGGGCCTCTCCGAGCACACTGTAAAGGAATATGTCGCGATCCTCTGCCGGCGCTTCAGTGTGCGCAACCGCACGCAGCTCGGAGCCCTGATCGCACAGGCAGGCAGTTTCGCTCCGCGCCGCCCCGATGCCTGA
- a CDS encoding tyramine oxidase — MPHIHRFAAGCLAAGLLASAALPAASHPLDALTEAEITEAVALLTAAGRTGDGTLYPYISLQEPEKSLVLGWSEGDPEPRAVEVHFKTSEGAFVAEVDLAGDRVVSVEPAPAETMILVAEFMTAMELATSNPQFIEGLAKRGLTPDQVFCLPLTAGRFGLPEEDGRRLMKVPCYVLPEGSNFYAKPVEGLYAVVDLNAGSVAEVFDTGVRPVPEDGWGYTEAEVEARTGALRPRGNPVTLSQPGGSNVTIENGLISWDIWRFRARVDKRPGVVLSNIEARDGERWRSVLYQAHLSEVFVPYMDPDEGWYWRTYMDSGEYGFGIFLTPLRAGVDCPTHATFLPAVVHTDQGTPLSIPDAICIFERNIGDPAWRHFEIFAQSEAEQVPAEGRPATQLVVRSASEVGNYDYLVDYVFHQDGRLDVMVGSTGLDAVKGAVIKSMRDEGAAEETRHGTLIAPNLIAPNHDHYFNFRLDFDIDGQANSFMRTGLVPGKAEDGAPRRSFWVTETKMAMSELGGRYKINPDTPAMYHVMNMGAEGPLGHHPGYMIVPGNSVAYSPFDYSGDMPMKRNAYVEYTLWNTPYSASERYAGGRFAFQSDGSDTLATWTQQDRPIGNTDIVTWYTMGFHHVPHTEDWPVMSTMWKGFTLRPFNFFPYNPALTIRLPE; from the coding sequence ATGCCGCATATTCATCGCTTCGCAGCCGGCTGCTTGGCTGCGGGACTGCTTGCATCGGCCGCGCTGCCGGCCGCGAGCCATCCGCTCGACGCCTTGACCGAGGCGGAAATCACCGAGGCCGTCGCCCTGCTGACTGCGGCCGGACGGACGGGCGACGGCACGCTCTACCCCTATATCTCGCTGCAGGAGCCGGAAAAGTCCCTGGTGCTCGGCTGGAGCGAAGGCGATCCGGAGCCCCGCGCCGTCGAGGTGCATTTCAAGACGAGCGAGGGCGCCTTCGTCGCGGAAGTTGACCTTGCGGGCGACCGTGTGGTCTCGGTCGAACCCGCGCCTGCCGAGACCATGATCCTGGTCGCCGAGTTCATGACCGCCATGGAGCTTGCGACCTCCAATCCGCAGTTCATCGAGGGTCTGGCCAAGCGCGGCCTCACGCCCGATCAGGTGTTCTGCCTGCCGTTGACCGCCGGCCGCTTCGGACTGCCGGAAGAGGACGGGCGGCGGCTGATGAAGGTGCCGTGCTACGTCCTGCCGGAGGGCTCCAACTTCTACGCCAAGCCCGTGGAAGGGCTCTATGCGGTGGTCGACCTCAATGCCGGATCGGTGGCCGAGGTGTTCGATACCGGCGTGCGGCCCGTGCCGGAGGACGGCTGGGGCTATACGGAAGCGGAAGTGGAGGCCCGTACCGGCGCGCTGCGCCCGCGCGGCAATCCGGTCACCCTGTCGCAGCCGGGCGGCTCCAACGTCACCATCGAGAACGGCCTGATCTCCTGGGACATCTGGCGGTTCCGGGCGCGGGTCGACAAGCGACCCGGCGTCGTTCTGTCGAATATCGAAGCGCGCGACGGCGAGCGCTGGCGCTCCGTGCTTTACCAGGCGCATCTGTCCGAGGTCTTCGTGCCCTACATGGACCCGGACGAAGGCTGGTACTGGCGCACCTACATGGACAGCGGCGAATACGGCTTCGGCATCTTCCTCACCCCGCTTAGGGCCGGCGTCGACTGTCCGACCCATGCCACCTTCCTGCCGGCGGTGGTGCATACCGACCAGGGCACGCCGCTCTCCATTCCCGATGCGATCTGCATCTTCGAGCGCAATATCGGCGACCCGGCCTGGCGGCACTTCGAGATCTTCGCGCAGAGCGAAGCCGAGCAGGTGCCGGCGGAAGGGCGCCCCGCGACCCAGCTGGTGGTGCGCTCGGCCTCCGAGGTCGGCAATTACGACTATCTCGTCGACTATGTCTTCCATCAGGACGGGCGGCTCGACGTGATGGTCGGCTCCACCGGGCTCGACGCGGTGAAAGGCGCGGTCATCAAGTCGATGCGCGACGAGGGAGCGGCGGAGGAAACCCGCCACGGCACCTTGATCGCGCCGAACCTGATCGCGCCCAACCACGATCACTACTTCAACTTCCGCCTCGACTTCGACATCGACGGCCAGGCCAACAGCTTCATGCGCACGGGGCTGGTGCCGGGCAAGGCGGAGGACGGGGCGCCGCGCCGTTCGTTCTGGGTGACGGAGACGAAGATGGCGATGAGCGAGCTCGGCGGGCGCTACAAGATCAATCCGGACACGCCCGCCATGTATCACGTCATGAACATGGGCGCGGAAGGCCCGCTCGGCCATCATCCGGGCTACATGATCGTGCCGGGCAACAGCGTCGCCTATTCGCCGTTCGACTATTCCGGCGACATGCCGATGAAGCGCAACGCCTATGTGGAATACACGCTGTGGAACACGCCCTACAGCGCAAGCGAGCGCTATGCGGGCGGGCGCTTCGCCTTCCAGAGCGACGGCTCGGACACGCTGGCGACCTGGACGCAGCAGGACCGGCCCATCGGCAACACCGACATCGTCACCTGGTACACGATGGGCTTCCACCATGTGCCGCACACGGAAGACTGGCCGGTGATGTCGACCATGTGGAAGGGCTTCACGCTGCGACCCTTCAACTTCTTCCCCTACAATCCGGCGCTCACCATCCGCCTGCCGGAGTAA
- a CDS encoding alpha/beta fold hydrolase, with product MAVKFEEQTLLVGGVPTHVQHVGQGHPVIFLHGASTLEGFDFVDGLADRFKVICPHHPGMGRSGSADHVAGMTDLVTHYLDLLDTLDLEVRPHLVGFSMGGWLAAELAAVAREKFDRIVLIAPAGLNDPAHPMTPIPTIPPAELPAYLSHDPAVAARYFPDGSDPDAAAAFAAERAREGDLVGRVAAPLGFGHPNLRRMLARITCPALVVWGNKDRLLPASQLPLWCDALPHARSLLVEDAGHLVAHEKAETMRRIGDFLAS from the coding sequence ATGGCCGTGAAATTCGAGGAACAGACGCTCCTGGTGGGCGGTGTACCAACCCATGTCCAACACGTCGGACAAGGGCACCCGGTGATCTTTCTGCACGGCGCCTCCACTCTCGAGGGCTTCGATTTCGTTGACGGGCTTGCCGACCGCTTCAAGGTCATTTGTCCGCATCATCCAGGCATGGGACGGTCCGGGTCGGCGGATCACGTTGCCGGCATGACCGACCTGGTGACCCATTACCTCGATCTGCTCGACACTCTCGATCTCGAGGTCCGGCCCCATCTTGTGGGCTTTTCCATGGGAGGCTGGCTTGCGGCGGAGCTCGCGGCCGTGGCGCGCGAGAAATTCGACCGCATCGTTCTGATAGCTCCGGCGGGACTGAACGACCCGGCGCATCCCATGACCCCGATCCCCACCATTCCGCCAGCAGAACTTCCCGCCTACCTCTCGCATGATCCGGCGGTCGCGGCGCGGTACTTCCCCGACGGATCCGACCCGGACGCGGCTGCCGCCTTCGCTGCGGAACGTGCCCGCGAGGGCGATCTCGTCGGCCGGGTCGCTGCGCCCCTGGGCTTCGGCCACCCCAACCTTCGCAGGATGCTTGCACGCATCACATGTCCCGCCCTTGTCGTCTGGGGTAACAAAGACCGCCTTCTGCCCGCCTCTCAGTTGCCGCTCTGGTGCGATGCGCTTCCTCATGCGCGGTCCCTGCTCGTAGAGGATGCCGGCCACCTGGTGGCGCATGAAAAGGCGGAAACCATGCGCCGTATCGGAGATTTTCTCGCCTCGTGA
- a CDS encoding IS5 family transposase (programmed frameshift): MERFVLTDAQWAKMEPHCLGKPTDPGRSGGNNRLFMEAVLWIARTGSPWRDLPAMFGNWSTAFRRFSDWRKADVFKRIFDALSDEPDMEYAMIDATIVKVHRHGQGAKGGPQSQAIGRSKGGMTTKVLALTDGLGNLVRFRLMPGHRFDTVGVAPLIDGVEFGALLADKAFDSNDIVANLNERGAKIVISQHPRRAKPIPLDVEMYKWRHLIENFFCKLKEFKRIAMRACKTDQSFEAMIYLTAAVINSR; the protein is encoded by the exons ATGGAACGCTTCGTACTGACCGACGCCCAATGGGCGAAGATGGAACCGCACTGTTTGGGCAAGCCGACGGACCCTGGACGCAGCGGGGGTAACAACCGACTGTTCATGGAGGCGGTGCTGTGGATTGCTCGCACGGGTAGTCCGTGGCGTGATCTGCCTGCCATGTTCGGCAACTGGAGTACGGCGTTCCGGCGGTTCAGCGACTGGCGCAAAGCCGACGTTTTCAAGCGGATTTTCGATGCTCTGTCGGATGAGCCGGACATGGAATACGCCATGATTGATGCCACCATCGTCAAGGTTCACCGGCACGGTCAGGGCGCAAAAGGGGGAC CTCAGAGCCAGGCCATAGGCCGCTCCAAAGGCGGCATGACGACCAAGGTTCTGGCCCTGACTGATGGGCTCGGGAACCTTGTCCGCTTCCGCCTGATGCCCGGCCACCGCTTCGACACCGTTGGCGTTGCCCCGCTCATCGACGGCGTCGAGTTCGGAGCTCTGCTCGCTGACAAGGCTTTCGATAGCAACGACATTGTCGCCAACCTCAATGAACGCGGCGCGAAGATCGTCATCTCGCAGCACCCACGCCGCGCCAAGCCCATCCCGCTCGACGTCGAGATGTACAAATGGCGCCATCTGATCGAAAACTTCTTCTGCAAACTCAAGGAGTTCAAACGCATCGCCATGCGCGCCTGCAAAACCGATCAGAGCTTCGAGGCCATGATCTACCTCACCGCCGCCGTCATCAACTCACGATGA
- the ccoS gene encoding cbb3-type cytochrome oxidase assembly protein CcoS — translation MDVLIYLIPVALVLGLLGLAGFLWSLKSGQYDDLEGAKYRILQDDDLPEGDGKNDERG, via the coding sequence ATGGACGTGCTGATCTATCTCATTCCCGTTGCGCTGGTGCTCGGCCTTCTCGGTCTCGCCGGGTTCCTGTGGTCGCTCAAGTCCGGCCAGTACGATGACCTGGAGGGGGCCAAGTACCGGATCCTGCAGGATGACGACCTGCCGGAGGGAGACGGCAAAAACGACGAGCGGGGCTAA
- a CDS encoding response regulator translates to MVWHRRLNVSLDLASLTFLLVEDSAYMRTILRTMLQGFGARRIVEAEDGASGLEAMERANPDILILDWVMPILDGADMVRMIRNPHNPFAYIPIIMVTGHTERSRIIEARRLGVHELLSKPISAKALYQRVNSVIMQPRDFVKTPSYFGPAPREIRNRQKIWQGMENGEDGQAA, encoded by the coding sequence ATGGTCTGGCACCGGAGGTTGAACGTGTCGCTTGATCTGGCATCCCTGACCTTTCTTCTCGTCGAAGACAGCGCCTACATGCGCACGATCCTGCGCACCATGCTGCAGGGGTTCGGCGCGCGGCGGATCGTCGAGGCGGAAGATGGCGCATCCGGCCTGGAGGCCATGGAGCGCGCCAATCCGGACATCCTGATTCTCGATTGGGTGATGCCGATCCTCGACGGCGCCGACATGGTGCGCATGATCCGCAACCCGCACAATCCCTTCGCCTATATCCCGATCATCATGGTCACCGGCCATACCGAGCGCAGCCGCATCATCGAGGCGCGGCGGCTCGGCGTGCACGAGTTGCTGTCCAAGCCGATCTCGGCCAAGGCGCTCTACCAGCGCGTCAACAGCGTGATCATGCAGCCGCGGGATTTCGTGAAGACGCCCAGCTACTTCGGTCCCGCCCCCCGGGAGATCCGCAACCGGCAGAAGATCTGGCAGGGGATGGAAAACGGCGAGGACGGGCAGGCGGCCTGA